In a genomic window of Maridesulfovibrio ferrireducens:
- the lipA gene encoding lipoyl synthase, whose amino-acid sequence MSSKKNSEEYLRIPPWLRVKLPAGKTFNDTAKLLADLNLNTVCQTAKCPNTWDCFSRNVATFLIMGFVCTRNCAFCNITSGKIDPLDSDEPRRVSEAVSRLKLKYTVITSVTRDDLPDGGAAHYAETITRIRTDHPECAIEVLIPDFQGDLPALKTVLEAKPNVLNHNVETSPDLYSEIRPEADYKQSIELLERVKKYGNGIPAKSGLMVGLGETDEQVYRVIDDLAAINCDIVTIGQYMRPSKEHPTVKRYVEPHVFDEYAEYGKSLGIKHMFCAPLVRSSFHAAESFGEL is encoded by the coding sequence ATGTCTTCAAAGAAGAATTCAGAAGAATATTTACGGATTCCACCGTGGCTTAGAGTTAAGCTTCCCGCTGGCAAAACTTTCAATGATACAGCAAAATTGCTTGCGGATTTAAATCTGAACACAGTTTGTCAGACCGCGAAATGCCCCAACACATGGGACTGCTTTTCACGCAACGTCGCCACTTTTCTAATTATGGGATTCGTCTGCACCCGCAACTGCGCATTCTGCAATATCACTTCCGGCAAAATCGATCCGCTCGACAGCGACGAACCACGCCGCGTATCCGAAGCAGTCTCACGCCTGAAACTTAAATATACGGTCATAACCTCTGTCACCAGAGACGACCTGCCGGATGGCGGAGCCGCTCACTACGCGGAAACAATCACCCGCATCCGCACCGATCACCCGGAATGCGCTATCGAAGTTCTCATACCTGATTTTCAGGGAGACCTGCCCGCATTGAAAACGGTTCTTGAAGCAAAACCGAATGTACTCAATCACAATGTTGAAACTTCACCGGACCTCTATTCCGAAATCAGGCCGGAAGCTGACTATAAACAAAGTATTGAACTGCTTGAAAGAGTAAAAAAATACGGCAACGGAATTCCCGCAAAATCTGGCTTAATGGTAGGATTGGGCGAAACGGACGAACAGGTCTATAGAGTCATTGATGATTTGGCGGCAATAAACTGCGACATCGTCACAATCGGACAATACATGCGCCCGTCAAAAGAACATCCGACAGTAAAAAGATACGTTGAACCGCACGTTTTCGACGAATACGCCGAGTACGGAAAATCACTGGGCATAAAACATATGTTCTGTGCGCCATTAGTTCGCAGCAGTTTCCATGCGGCTGAATCGTTTGGGGAACTTTAA
- the lipB gene encoding lipoyl(octanoyl) transferase LipB — protein sequence MDFIDLGIIPHDEAEKIQLEKLNQVMQSIAPDTLYLLEHPPVVTLGRQGGLDNLLISEEALRGMGAQLVRTARGGNITCHYPGQLVVYPVVRIEKRRGGIKKFFHDMEETAIRTAARFDVIAARSEGQPGVWVGGGKLCSIGIGVKKWITYHGLSFNISRDMKLFNAITLCGLHGAHPTSLSAEAGREIDIEDVKNVFKEEFRRIFTDSTVA from the coding sequence TTGGATTTTATTGATCTGGGGATTATTCCTCATGACGAAGCTGAAAAAATACAGCTCGAAAAACTTAATCAAGTTATGCAATCCATTGCGCCTGACACTCTCTACCTGCTGGAGCACCCGCCTGTGGTGACTCTGGGCAGGCAGGGGGGGCTGGACAATCTGCTGATAAGCGAAGAAGCTTTGCGGGGCATGGGAGCGCAACTAGTTCGCACAGCCAGAGGCGGCAATATCACCTGCCACTATCCCGGCCAGTTAGTTGTCTATCCTGTTGTACGCATTGAAAAAAGGCGCGGCGGCATTAAGAAGTTCTTTCATGACATGGAAGAAACTGCTATCCGTACTGCGGCCCGTTTTGATGTAATCGCGGCCCGAAGCGAAGGTCAGCCCGGAGTATGGGTCGGCGGAGGCAAACTCTGCTCTATCGGTATCGGGGTAAAAAAATGGATCACCTACCACGGACTTTCATTTAATATTTCACGCGACATGAAACTTTTCAACGCCATCACCCTTTGTGGATTGCATGGTGCTCACCCTACATCCCTTTCAGCAGAAGCCGGCAGGGAGATTGACATCGAGGATGTTAAAAATGTCTTCAAAGAAGAATTCAGAAGAATATTTACGGATTCCACCGTGGCTTAG
- a CDS encoding small ribosomal subunit Rsm22 family protein: MSIRVTSLFPLPPEKITSTLEYYSKVLDQAVPLRARHKEEIHYAIRDLSKMLTGDRASLPKDYMGDPRTLNAYLRFYLPWNLYRLTRLFQGMDFNLPENGVIIDLGAGPLTVAQALWIAKPELRDKRLTFINVDRSPKPMREGQKLFEALAGKSPWKMVNVKGGPSSKIREKADLLITANMVNEASSGMRTPLQLWANKFCQQISRMLAPKGKMLIIEPGIRRSGRVLSIMRNEFMERGLSILAPCPHQEECPLNGEQGKSWCHFNFDSNHAPEWLQKLSAKCRMEKDNVSMSFLYVAQSDTPPPAAAEGEMLIRTISESFRIDDGGFGQYACAAQGLILLLAKGGARSIFPGGLIGMPEPEKMEEDLKSGAKIVELPTRAIHKSADEKASDSKSDHDSKKDNRSKSAPDSRKSSSPKGRSDSRSDSRPHSKKDSYKKNKPPRK; the protein is encoded by the coding sequence ATGTCTATTAGAGTCACATCACTTTTCCCGCTGCCACCCGAAAAAATCACCAGCACTTTGGAATACTATTCAAAAGTGCTGGATCAGGCTGTTCCTTTACGAGCTAGGCACAAAGAGGAAATTCACTACGCAATTCGTGACCTTTCAAAAATGCTGACCGGTGACCGCGCAAGTCTGCCCAAAGATTACATGGGTGATCCACGTACACTAAATGCGTACCTGCGCTTCTATCTGCCTTGGAACCTTTACAGACTAACCCGCCTATTTCAGGGCATGGATTTCAATCTCCCTGAAAATGGAGTCATCATAGACCTTGGCGCAGGACCACTGACTGTGGCGCAGGCTCTCTGGATTGCAAAACCGGAACTTCGCGATAAACGTTTGACTTTTATCAACGTTGACCGTTCACCAAAACCCATGCGCGAAGGACAAAAACTTTTTGAAGCTCTTGCCGGAAAAAGCCCATGGAAAATGGTTAACGTAAAAGGCGGCCCTTCATCTAAAATTCGCGAAAAGGCAGACCTGTTGATTACCGCTAATATGGTCAACGAAGCTTCATCAGGAATGCGCACCCCGCTTCAATTATGGGCTAATAAATTCTGTCAACAGATAAGCAGAATGCTCGCTCCTAAAGGGAAAATGCTTATCATCGAACCGGGCATCCGCCGTTCAGGACGCGTGCTTTCCATTATGCGTAATGAATTCATGGAACGAGGACTTTCAATCCTGGCTCCATGCCCACATCAAGAAGAATGTCCACTCAACGGTGAACAAGGTAAGTCATGGTGTCATTTCAATTTTGACTCCAACCATGCACCTGAATGGCTGCAAAAACTTTCCGCCAAATGCCGTATGGAAAAAGATAATGTCAGCATGAGTTTCTTATACGTGGCACAGTCTGACACACCACCTCCTGCCGCAGCGGAAGGCGAAATGCTAATCCGTACTATTTCAGAATCTTTCAGGATTGATGATGGCGGATTCGGTCAGTATGCCTGCGCCGCTCAGGGATTAATCCTGCTGCTCGCAAAAGGCGGAGCAAGATCAATTTTCCCTGGTGGACTTATCGGAATGCCCGAACCTGAAAAAATGGAAGAAGATCTTAAATCCGGCGCAAAGATTGTTGAACTGCCGACCCGCGCAATTCATAAATCTGCTGACGAAAAAGCTTCTGATTCAAAATCTGATCATGATTCAAAAAAAGATAATCGCTCGAAGTCAGCCCCGGATTCAAGAAAAAGTTCTTCTCCGAAAGGCAGATCAGATTCCAGATCAGATTCCAGACCGCATTCAAAAAAAGATTCTTACAAAAAAAATAAGCCTCCCCGTAAATAA
- a CDS encoding ASKHA domain-containing protein, whose translation MKNNLTVNVHDGNVLELTPSSELNLAQLLFLNGAFSGVPLCSGMGRCALCKVKFETCAPTPLKEELKKFSTSEIESGWRLSCLHKAESATIYLPKPERVVPKKSGNIIGKFANSLPDNLSLAVDLGTTGMQWAFTVNGEIITEGQELNPQIGLGSEVMSRLAFASKPEQCKILSNLVTTRLASIIEQTGPVKEMVITGNPSMISILAQDNVEGLSRAPYSLPNRCGKVINLGQNLPQAYVPVHLAPFVGADITAGIVALNFSNVIPEPPYLFADLGTNGEFVLCLSPDEYIVSSVPMGPALEGVGLTNGRTAGPGAISSFTLTPAGLSPSFISEPDKTGSPGITGTGYLSLCSLLLKSGVLTREGQFSKGNTPLAARLARNITQAQGSPALDLGLNSKLLLPASDIEEILKVKAAFNLAMTALLNRAGLSPSSLNSLILGGAMGQHVNINDLVTTGFIPAETGPITRAAGNTSLAGAVILTNNKNARDFASSLPALTSVLELAGGQDFGQKFLERMIFQYVY comes from the coding sequence ATGAAAAACAACCTTACTGTGAATGTTCACGACGGAAACGTCCTTGAACTCACGCCTTCGAGTGAGCTGAATCTGGCTCAACTTTTATTCCTGAATGGAGCTTTTAGCGGAGTTCCTCTCTGTTCGGGCATGGGAAGGTGCGCCCTTTGCAAAGTTAAGTTTGAAACATGCGCCCCCACTCCTCTCAAAGAAGAGCTTAAAAAATTTTCCACATCTGAAATAGAATCCGGCTGGAGATTGTCCTGCCTGCATAAAGCTGAGTCAGCAACCATCTATCTCCCGAAACCGGAACGGGTTGTCCCGAAAAAATCCGGTAATATTATTGGTAAATTTGCAAACAGCCTACCGGACAATCTTTCACTTGCCGTAGACCTCGGAACCACGGGAATGCAATGGGCCTTTACGGTGAACGGTGAAATAATAACAGAAGGACAGGAACTAAACCCGCAAATAGGACTGGGCAGTGAAGTTATGTCCCGTCTGGCTTTTGCAAGTAAACCGGAACAGTGTAAAATTCTTTCAAATTTGGTAACGACCAGACTGGCTTCCATTATTGAGCAGACTGGTCCGGTTAAAGAAATGGTCATCACCGGAAACCCGTCGATGATCTCGATCCTTGCTCAGGATAATGTTGAAGGCTTAAGCCGCGCACCCTACTCACTTCCGAACCGATGCGGCAAAGTTATCAATCTGGGCCAAAACCTTCCGCAAGCTTACGTCCCTGTTCACCTCGCTCCTTTTGTAGGGGCTGATATAACAGCAGGTATTGTTGCCCTTAATTTTTCAAACGTTATTCCCGAGCCTCCATATCTTTTTGCGGATCTCGGAACTAACGGCGAATTTGTCCTCTGCCTTTCACCCGATGAATATATTGTTTCATCGGTTCCGATGGGCCCCGCCCTTGAAGGCGTAGGACTAACCAACGGCAGAACTGCCGGCCCCGGTGCTATTTCATCTTTCACCCTCACTCCGGCCGGACTTTCTCCGTCATTTATAAGTGAACCAGACAAAACGGGCAGTCCCGGTATAACCGGAACGGGTTATCTGTCTCTCTGTTCTCTTTTACTAAAATCAGGAGTTCTTACTCGTGAAGGTCAATTCTCAAAGGGGAATACCCCTTTAGCCGCACGACTGGCTCGCAATATAACTCAGGCGCAAGGATCTCCGGCTCTCGATCTGGGCTTAAATTCGAAGCTTTTGCTTCCAGCTTCTGATATAGAAGAAATATTAAAAGTTAAAGCTGCTTTCAATCTGGCTATGACAGCCCTTTTAAACAGGGCCGGATTGTCACCCTCGTCATTGAACTCATTGATTCTTGGCGGGGCCATGGGACAGCATGTAAACATTAATGATCTTGTAACAACCGGATTTATCCCTGCAGAAACAGGTCCTATAACCCGCGCCGCAGGCAACACCTCCCTTGCCGGAGCTGTAATTCTCACAAATAACAAAAATGCTCGAGATTTTGCTTCATCTCTGCCCGCCCTGACTTCAGTACTGGAGTTAGCCGGAGGCCAAGATTTTGGACAAAAATTCCTCGAAAGGATGATATTTCAATATGTCTATTAG
- a CDS encoding sirohydrochlorin cobaltochelatase produces MKKAILLAAHGSNNRAANSALNNILKLAKAEYPDIPIKSAFTSYHVRKIMREQGQPIPSVEEILKSMHDDGITHVVIQSLHVIPGIEFHHITRILNKIAKGEIHFEKAVFGQPLLSDDQAVDEVSDLILSLLPDRDPEKDALILVAHGSRHSGNIFYHKFKLVLEDKDKHSFLGAVSSPNDIVEITEKIKKAGLKRAFLLPLLFGAGNHVQKDMAGEDENSWKNIVAAGGIEPIPAIKGIGEFGIFADRWMDNLRDAIKKLDN; encoded by the coding sequence ATGAAAAAAGCCATTCTTCTTGCCGCACACGGTTCAAACAACCGGGCCGCCAATTCCGCTCTCAACAATATACTTAAACTGGCAAAAGCAGAGTACCCGGACATCCCCATCAAAAGCGCTTTTACGTCCTACCATGTTCGCAAAATAATGCGCGAACAGGGACAGCCTATCCCATCGGTAGAAGAAATTCTTAAATCAATGCACGATGATGGAATAACCCACGTGGTAATTCAATCTCTTCACGTTATTCCGGGGATTGAATTTCATCACATTACGCGAATACTTAATAAAATCGCAAAAGGTGAAATTCACTTTGAAAAAGCAGTATTCGGACAGCCCTTACTCAGTGATGATCAGGCTGTAGACGAAGTCTCTGATTTGATTTTATCTCTTTTACCTGACCGCGATCCTGAAAAAGATGCTCTGATTCTGGTAGCTCACGGGTCCAGACATTCCGGTAATATTTTTTATCACAAATTCAAACTTGTACTTGAAGACAAAGACAAACACTCCTTTTTGGGGGCAGTAAGCTCACCGAATGACATTGTGGAAATAACTGAAAAAATAAAAAAAGCAGGCTTAAAGCGAGCTTTCCTTCTTCCTCTTCTATTCGGCGCAGGGAATCATGTCCAAAAAGATATGGCCGGAGAAGACGAAAATTCATGGAAAAATATAGTTGCCGCAGGTGGGATTGAACCTATTCCTGCAATTAAAGGTATCGGAGAATTCGGTATTTTTGCTGACCGCTGGATGGATAACCTGCGTGATGCCATCAAAAAACTGGACAATTAA
- a CDS encoding chemotaxis protein CheA — translation MKDSIANCIEDIQKTIINLEQGSGDINNVMKTLGLEHVKIPSAQIIALLDMLSDGITPVTSDLITSLLEITEAQKKFFYCIAGLLDKGAAPVDCTKEEPVNKPPEITEEKAEEAPVADKTDNEPKTETAVAASSIKTKEVSEKTSSSTPAKKDKSQAISSIRVSTQQLDSIIELVGKLMVTHAVIAQTGTDNIAKISVSLGELDKVIRNLQSEVDEIRLVPLKQIFMPMHRLVKSTSQKLNKRIKFTIKGEELALDKTIVESLNEPLVHLLRNALDHGIEDPEDREMCGKDKDGSVILSASRKGEFAYIEITDDGKGLDADVLLVKALERGLADPQKNYTQEEIYEFILQSGFSTAEAVTDISGRGVGMDAVVSSIQNTLDGKISIKSKLGYGSTFTIAIPLSRSVNEGIVDALIATVGPETFIFPSREVLEVYEPVLKEFTTLPDGRETVSIRGKIHPLIRMHTVFDFPQPPEDQLSKVILVKMGQISAAILVDDVLRQQKAVVTGFTLPVNSIYNLPILGFGMMGENDALVVDTEVLLTKQLGINDTQ, via the coding sequence ATGAAAGACAGTATTGCAAACTGTATTGAAGACATACAGAAGACAATCATAAACTTAGAACAAGGTTCAGGTGACATAAACAATGTCATGAAAACCCTTGGTCTTGAACATGTGAAAATTCCTTCTGCGCAGATTATCGCGCTGTTGGATATGCTTTCAGACGGGATTACGCCTGTAACTTCTGACTTAATTACCTCCCTGCTTGAAATTACAGAAGCTCAGAAAAAATTCTTTTACTGCATTGCCGGACTACTAGATAAAGGTGCCGCTCCGGTCGACTGCACAAAAGAGGAACCTGTAAATAAACCTCCGGAAATAACCGAAGAGAAAGCTGAAGAAGCCCCAGTTGCAGACAAAACTGATAATGAACCTAAAACTGAAACAGCTGTAGCTGCTTCGTCCATTAAGACTAAAGAAGTATCGGAAAAAACTTCCTCGTCTACACCGGCTAAAAAAGATAAATCACAGGCAATTTCCTCAATTCGAGTTTCCACGCAACAGCTTGATTCTATAATAGAACTTGTCGGAAAACTCATGGTCACGCACGCAGTTATAGCGCAGACCGGAACCGACAATATCGCTAAAATTTCTGTCAGTCTGGGCGAGCTTGATAAAGTTATCCGCAACTTGCAATCTGAAGTTGATGAAATAAGACTTGTCCCGTTAAAACAAATTTTCATGCCCATGCACAGGCTGGTAAAAAGCACTTCTCAAAAGCTCAACAAACGGATCAAGTTCACGATTAAGGGAGAAGAACTCGCCCTTGACAAAACCATCGTCGAAAGCCTCAATGAGCCACTGGTTCACTTACTTCGAAATGCGCTTGATCACGGCATTGAGGACCCTGAAGACCGCGAAATGTGCGGTAAAGATAAAGACGGCTCAGTCATTCTGAGTGCAAGCAGAAAAGGCGAATTCGCATACATCGAAATAACTGACGACGGAAAAGGACTGGATGCAGATGTTCTGCTGGTAAAAGCTTTGGAACGCGGCCTTGCTGATCCCCAAAAAAATTACACGCAGGAAGAAATATATGAATTTATTCTGCAATCAGGATTTTCTACAGCCGAGGCTGTAACAGATATTTCAGGACGCGGAGTCGGAATGGATGCGGTTGTAAGTTCCATTCAGAATACTCTGGACGGTAAAATTTCAATCAAAAGTAAACTGGGATACGGCTCGACATTTACGATAGCCATACCGCTCAGTCGCTCAGTTAATGAGGGAATTGTCGATGCCCTTATCGCAACGGTCGGGCCTGAAACATTTATATTCCCCAGCCGTGAAGTTCTCGAAGTATATGAACCTGTCCTTAAAGAGTTCACAACACTGCCGGACGGACGCGAGACTGTATCTATCAGAGGCAAGATCCATCCATTGATCCGCATGCATACTGTTTTCGATTTTCCTCAGCCGCCTGAAGATCAGCTGTCAAAAGTAATTTTAGTAAAGATGGGACAAATCAGCGCTGCTATTCTGGTTGATGATGTTCTGCGTCAGCAAAAAGCCGTTGTCACCGGATTTACCTTACCGGTGAACAGTATTTACAATCTGCCCATTCTCGGCTTCGGCATGATGGGCGAAAATGATGCTTTGGTAGTAGACACAGAAGTTCTGCTCACAAAACAATTGGGGATTAATGACACGCAATAA
- a CDS encoding histidine kinase — protein MSEDESLIEEFFSEVNDKYYPQVLEGIDLLDEQQIEEGIEILSRPLHTIKGVTGFMSGFEPASAFTHKVESFLKKMQSGEVGRALPQIALAIESVNSIFILIEQLRNTGSYDTEFTSSIEQRLLGENEVVAGPIDNGFKPIEIESIDNCEIIVLSVNRLYLSEQREAVKKVLQDITNQNRVLFDFSNTLSVGSSLFELIASFSDNLEIGITGMNGFCSSTFHSWGFSRYIAEYDSRETFLSNNNSGANG, from the coding sequence ATGAGTGAAGACGAATCCTTAATTGAAGAATTCTTTTCTGAAGTTAATGATAAATATTACCCTCAGGTTCTTGAGGGAATAGACCTTCTTGATGAGCAGCAGATTGAAGAAGGTATAGAAATTCTTTCGCGCCCTCTTCACACAATTAAAGGTGTAACCGGCTTCATGTCCGGTTTTGAACCGGCTTCTGCATTTACTCATAAAGTGGAAAGCTTTCTGAAAAAAATGCAATCCGGAGAAGTAGGAAGAGCCTTGCCGCAGATAGCTCTTGCCATTGAATCTGTGAATTCAATATTTATTCTTATTGAACAACTTAGAAATACCGGAAGTTACGATACAGAATTTACATCCTCTATTGAACAAAGGCTTTTAGGAGAAAATGAAGTCGTTGCAGGACCAATCGACAACGGATTCAAGCCTATAGAAATTGAATCCATTGATAATTGCGAAATTATCGTGCTTTCCGTTAACAGACTATATCTTTCCGAACAGCGCGAAGCAGTTAAAAAGGTTTTGCAGGATATTACAAACCAGAACAGAGTGCTGTTTGATTTCAGCAACACTTTATCCGTAGGTTCATCACTTTTTGAGCTTATTGCGTCCTTTTCAGACAACCTTGAAATAGGTATTACCGGCATGAACGGTTTCTGCTCATCTACCTTTCATTCTTGGGGATTTTCCAGATATATTGCTGAATACGACAGCCGTGAAACATTCCTTTCGAACAATAATTCCGGAGCAAACGGATAA
- a CDS encoding response regulator, with protein MRALVAEDEFVSRKLISTFLSPLFEIDIAVNGKEAFEAYKMAFEEGKPYTLICMDIMMPEMDGITALEAIRNFEKENGTPNKMSVKVFMTTALNDPKTVIRSFHDVEASAFLVKPVSKEKLYEELEKLGVLHK; from the coding sequence ATGCGTGCTCTTGTAGCAGAAGATGAATTTGTAAGCAGAAAACTTATCTCCACTTTTCTGTCACCTCTTTTCGAAATAGATATCGCGGTGAACGGAAAAGAGGCCTTTGAAGCATATAAAATGGCCTTTGAAGAAGGGAAGCCGTACACATTGATTTGTATGGATATAATGATGCCGGAAATGGATGGCATAACAGCTCTTGAAGCCATACGAAATTTTGAAAAAGAAAATGGCACTCCGAATAAAATGAGCGTGAAAGTTTTTATGACGACAGCACTTAATGACCCTAAAACTGTTATCCGTTCCTTTCATGACGTTGAAGCTTCTGCATTTCTCGTAAAACCAGTGTCAAAAGAAAAACTTTATGAAGAACTTGAAAAACTTGGCGTGCTGCATAAATAA
- a CDS encoding TrmH family RNA methyltransferase encodes MEKKRTPQREERIREVLERRQKDLTLIVDNVWDPHNVSAILRSCDAFGIYGIHLYYTDAEWPDFANKSSASGKKWVERTPHTDAAEMVGSLRGQGYQVLRTGFSENSRPLMDFDLSKPSAVILSNEHSGTAPELAALVPDEVYIPMQGMIQSFNVSVAAGLILYHGFTQRYAKGMYDKPSFSQEEMDVIVQDWLTR; translated from the coding sequence ATGGAAAAAAAGAGAACCCCCCAAAGAGAAGAAAGAATCAGAGAAGTGTTGGAAAGACGCCAGAAAGATCTTACTCTTATTGTTGATAATGTATGGGATCCGCATAATGTTTCAGCAATTTTGCGTAGTTGTGATGCTTTCGGTATTTATGGCATCCACTTGTATTATACTGATGCCGAGTGGCCGGATTTTGCCAATAAATCGTCTGCGTCCGGTAAAAAGTGGGTGGAACGCACACCGCACACTGACGCGGCTGAGATGGTAGGATCACTTAGAGGTCAGGGATATCAAGTCCTCAGGACCGGTTTTTCAGAAAATTCAAGGCCGTTGATGGATTTCGATCTCAGCAAGCCTTCGGCAGTTATTTTAAGTAATGAGCATAGCGGGACGGCTCCTGAATTGGCCGCACTTGTTCCCGATGAAGTTTATATTCCTATGCAAGGGATGATACAGAGCTTTAATGTGTCGGTTGCAGCTGGACTTATTCTTTATCATGGATTCACACAGCGTTATGCTAAAGGCATGTATGACAAACCGTCTTTTTCACAGGAAGAGATGGATGTGATTGTACAGGACTGGCTTACCCGTTAA
- a CDS encoding glycosyltransferase family 2 protein codes for MSTRNTNLISSDIEKFLLEIKNNVPLWALGTEEISHQSGLINTFQRLSASNPSFAIPCRGISLWMWMQNPLDTFAARKFSEINDIHVPEPLKNIINFISNSPTGNIPLDDLDNLLQTNDQTLVIKHLFPLLRGPDGITWLNHSWDTLLRLGSPELPKTALDLVKWNDELKPVKQRLYAQYSFLYLEPQEALDAVNKLDGDIWGLWKESIKCELFLKLDDKDQAVETLSALWKENIWNVNWGQKLHGLLNPAPTANILDSSDEVSILLYSWNNAKLIENTLKNVADSNIGRAKIFALNNGSSDNTGEVVKNAENLFAKGQYQSIQLPVNVGAPAARNWLLAEPEARKGKWAVFLDDDVELPENWLEELLATAKQYKNPGAVGCRITSTTNPTTLQSADYHIFPPGAGTSQIEGLTERIMVFDNCRSALDYGQFSYTRPAVHVSGCCHMLNLEAINNSGPFDVRFNPTQFDDLERDLRAYLAGYNHVYAGQLRIGHIQHSSLAKASNIKGMAQVFGNKIKLESKFSEPDINSIFSRDLISLWSDTENKWRELAAML; via the coding sequence ATGTCCACCAGAAATACGAATTTGATAAGTTCAGATATTGAAAAATTCCTATTGGAAATAAAAAACAATGTTCCTTTGTGGGCTCTAGGCACAGAGGAAATATCGCATCAAAGCGGCCTTATCAATACATTCCAAAGACTTTCAGCAAGTAACCCCTCTTTCGCAATACCATGCCGGGGAATTTCATTATGGATGTGGATGCAGAATCCACTGGACACCTTTGCAGCCCGTAAATTTTCAGAAATCAATGACATTCACGTTCCTGAGCCACTTAAAAATATTATAAATTTCATCTCAAATAGCCCTACAGGGAACATCCCGCTCGATGATCTGGACAATCTGCTTCAGACAAACGACCAGACTCTTGTAATCAAGCACCTTTTCCCGCTGCTACGCGGCCCCGACGGAATAACGTGGCTAAACCATTCGTGGGATACGTTGCTACGGCTCGGCAGCCCTGAGCTACCGAAAACAGCTCTCGATCTGGTAAAATGGAATGATGAGTTAAAGCCTGTAAAACAACGGTTATATGCTCAGTACAGTTTTTTATACTTGGAACCTCAAGAAGCTTTAGACGCTGTAAATAAACTGGATGGAGACATCTGGGGTCTTTGGAAAGAATCCATAAAGTGCGAACTATTCTTAAAACTCGACGATAAAGATCAAGCTGTTGAAACCCTGTCAGCTCTCTGGAAAGAAAATATCTGGAACGTAAACTGGGGACAAAAATTACACGGGCTTTTAAATCCTGCCCCGACAGCAAATATTCTGGACTCATCAGATGAAGTTTCCATCCTGCTATACTCATGGAACAACGCTAAGCTGATTGAAAATACTCTTAAGAATGTAGCGGATTCAAACATCGGCAGAGCAAAAATATTTGCGCTGAATAACGGTTCCAGCGACAACACAGGCGAAGTCGTTAAAAATGCTGAAAATCTTTTTGCAAAAGGGCAATACCAGTCCATCCAGCTACCTGTTAACGTGGGAGCACCTGCCGCCCGCAACTGGCTGCTTGCAGAACCGGAGGCCCGCAAAGGAAAATGGGCCGTGTTTTTAGATGATGATGTGGAACTTCCTGAAAACTGGCTTGAAGAACTGCTTGCCACCGCAAAGCAATATAAAAATCCCGGAGCAGTGGGATGCAGAATTACATCCACCACCAATCCAACGACTTTGCAATCAGCGGACTATCATATTTTCCCGCCCGGAGCCGGAACTTCGCAGATAGAAGGGTTAACAGAAAGGATTATGGTTTTCGACAACTGCCGCTCGGCCTTGGATTACGGACAATTTTCATACACCCGTCCGGCAGTGCATGTTTCCGGCTGTTGCCACATGCTCAACCTTGAAGCCATAAACAACAGCGGCCCGTTTGATGTCCGCTTCAACCCCACTCAATTCGATGACCTTGAGCGGGATTTAAGAGCATACCTTGCCGGATACAATCATGTATACGCAGGCCAGCTTCGCATCGGACATATTCAGCATTCAAGCCTTGCAAAAGCCAGCAATATCAAAGGAATGGCACAGGTATTCGGCAACAAGATCAAGCTCGAAAGCAAATTCTCCGAGCCGGATATAAACAGTATCTTTTCAAGAGACCTGATCTCACTTTGGTCAGACACGGAAAACAAATGGAGAGAGTTAGCCGCGATGCTTTAA